In the genome of Phlebotomus papatasi isolate M1 chromosome 2, Ppap_2.1, whole genome shotgun sequence, one region contains:
- the LOC129801130 gene encoding PHD finger protein rhinoceros-like, whose translation MSHRGKRPSRSENDGPPPIKRRKGRPPISGGATAANNDDDENANMTATQANSSSKSAQNSGSGAGTSTSKNWQLRQMTDLKISSIYNRNAPEAPAELFRQVDL comes from the coding sequence ATGTCGCATCGAGGGAAACGACCAAGTCGTTCAGAAAATGACGGTCCGCCCCCCATTAAGAGGCGCAAGGGGCGACCACCGATTTCCGGTGGTGCCACAGCAGccaataatgatgatgatgaaaatgCCAATATGACAGCTACTCAGGCAAATTCATCATCGAAATCAGCTCAAAATTCAGGATCAGGTGCTGGTACATCAACATCCAAGAACTGGCAACTCAGACAAATGACTGATCTGAAGATTTCAAGCATCTACAATCGCAATGCACCAGAAGCTCCAGCTGAACTCTTTAGGCAAGTTGACTTGTAA